One genomic segment of Ignavibacteriota bacterium includes these proteins:
- a CDS encoding MFS transporter, translating into MNLWKSLNGLPKNIWLICAVTLINRTGTMVFPFLALYLTQEIGVTPSKAGLVITFYGIGALISAPFAGKLSDKLGALNLMKFSLLSSGLLFFVFSLFDDYIIISIVSVILAVFTEAFRPAGMAFISNEATVEQRKPAYALYRLTINLGMSIGPVIGGLLSSIDFHLLFYVDGITSIAAGIFLIFAKWDLKPQINIEEEIEISDKKKVWMDFQFMFFLFASLPVVMVFFQHFSSMPLFVVEQLKFTTATFGLLTAINTVIIIFVEVPLNSLMSKWEDWKGLTLGSILTAIGFGGMAFTNDIYGLIITIIIWTFGEMIFFPAAASLATDISPEKRRGEYMGFYQMMFSLAFTIAPWSGAKIYEIYGSQVLWIFTFVSGIVSALLFLKLRKSKKSN; encoded by the coding sequence ATGAATCTCTGGAAAAGTTTAAATGGTTTGCCAAAAAATATTTGGCTTATCTGCGCCGTAACTTTAATTAATAGAACCGGAACAATGGTATTTCCGTTTCTTGCACTTTATTTAACTCAAGAAATTGGAGTTACTCCGAGCAAAGCCGGATTAGTTATAACTTTTTATGGAATCGGAGCTTTAATTTCTGCGCCGTTCGCCGGAAAATTAAGTGATAAATTGGGTGCGTTAAATCTGATGAAATTTTCTCTTCTTTCATCCGGATTATTATTTTTCGTTTTCTCACTTTTTGATGATTACATAATTATAAGTATTGTAAGTGTAATTCTTGCTGTATTTACAGAAGCTTTTCGTCCGGCTGGAATGGCATTTATTTCTAACGAAGCTACGGTTGAACAAAGAAAACCGGCTTACGCACTTTATCGTTTAACAATTAATTTAGGAATGAGCATTGGTCCGGTTATTGGCGGATTATTAAGTTCAATTGATTTTCATTTACTTTTTTATGTTGATGGAATTACTTCAATTGCTGCGGGAATATTTTTAATTTTTGCAAAGTGGGATTTAAAACCACAAATTAATATTGAAGAAGAAATTGAAATTTCGGATAAGAAAAAAGTCTGGATGGATTTTCAATTCATGTTTTTCTTATTTGCTTCATTGCCGGTTGTCATGGTTTTCTTTCAGCATTTTAGTTCAATGCCTTTGTTTGTTGTTGAACAATTAAAATTTACAACTGCAACTTTCGGATTATTAACAGCAATAAACACAGTTATTATTATTTTTGTTGAAGTTCCTTTAAATTCACTAATGAGTAAATGGGAAGATTGGAAAGGTTTAACTTTGGGCTCCATTCTTACGGCAATTGGCTTTGGCGGAATGGCTTTTACAAATGATATTTATGGACTAATAATCACAATTATAATTTGGACTTTTGGAGAAATGATTTTCTTTCCCGCTGCAGCATCTTTAGCAACTGATATTTCTCCGGAAAAAAGACGCGGTGAATATATGGGTTTTTATCAAATGATGTTTAGTTTAGCGTTCACTATTGCTCCTTGGAGCGGTGCAAAAATTTATGAAATTTACGGCTCTCAAGTTTTATGGATTTTTACTT
- a CDS encoding carbohydrate binding family 9 domain-containing protein, whose protein sequence is MKFRYPFLTFVFAAILLISVTQAQPSPISSKPEFNIIKIDKPININGKLDNPLWLLSDQIEISYEIRPGDNTAATENTIVKALYDEENLYFGFKCFDSKPEGIRANLSERDKIFSDDYVILIIDTYGDAQKGYELAVNPLGIQGDLLATFNNEDINFNMIWYAAASVNDSGWTAEMAIPFSSLNFDETNNPVWGFNAVRTIPRESRTQNSWTYIDRNIPGFMSQSGWLKGLKNLKSITNIELLPYAIGQYNGSLIDSENPNSDFKFNPAEGRIGGGIKYSPNPNLSLEAVINPDFSQIESDADQISVNTKFALFYEEKRPFFLTGNELLPNPIYYSRSINDPLAASRIIGKSGSLSYLYLGAYDRNTVFVVPGEEESNTVETNKKSFVNIGRLRYDFGDEDFIGAKLLTRNMNGGHNYVFGFDWNYKFWDNWIFEGQAYLSQTDELNDSSLFESSRNFGSSNNTAKLDDEKYSGNVVHFFLSRSEKFYYFNIESNHINPTFQTHNGLLNVSAFREQKMYHSYKFYPDSSFFDRIDVNLNSNLQNNYDGIIKQFNLTPSLNLNMKGQTYFYIQYHVIKNEKFNGSTFKNTNDAYFELNTKPLKEISFGISGSVGKYVYRSDDPKIGVGHNLGGYLTLKPSSNLNVSLSYNRARLSDKNSDKLFYDGNIYRLSAIYQFSAEAFFRTIFQYNSFDKAFRLYPLFSYQIGAFTTLYAGATSNYLNYKNNFGINNTDQQYFIKLQYLVSL, encoded by the coding sequence ATGAAATTTCGATATCCTTTTCTCACATTTGTATTTGCAGCAATTTTATTAATTTCCGTTACTCAAGCTCAGCCAAGCCCAATAAGCTCAAAGCCAGAGTTCAATATTATTAAAATTGATAAACCAATAAATATAAATGGAAAATTAGATAACCCGCTTTGGCTGCTTTCTGATCAAATTGAAATAAGTTATGAAATCAGACCGGGTGATAATACAGCGGCGACAGAAAATACAATTGTAAAAGCCTTATACGATGAAGAAAATTTATATTTTGGTTTTAAATGTTTTGATTCAAAGCCAGAAGGTATAAGGGCAAATCTTTCTGAAAGAGATAAAATATTTTCTGATGATTATGTGATTTTAATAATTGATACTTATGGCGACGCACAAAAAGGATATGAATTAGCTGTAAATCCTTTGGGAATTCAAGGCGATCTACTTGCAACATTTAATAATGAAGATATAAATTTTAATATGATTTGGTATGCCGCAGCTTCGGTAAATGATTCCGGATGGACCGCGGAAATGGCAATTCCGTTTAGCAGCTTAAATTTTGATGAAACCAATAACCCGGTTTGGGGATTTAATGCCGTTCGAACAATTCCGAGAGAAAGCAGAACTCAAAATTCTTGGACGTATATCGATAGAAATATTCCGGGATTTATGAGCCAATCCGGATGGTTAAAAGGGTTAAAAAATCTTAAGTCAATTACAAATATAGAATTATTACCTTATGCTATTGGTCAGTATAACGGAAGTTTAATTGATAGTGAAAATCCGAATTCAGATTTCAAATTTAATCCAGCCGAAGGAAGAATTGGCGGAGGAATAAAATATTCACCCAATCCAAATTTATCTTTAGAAGCTGTAATTAATCCGGATTTTAGTCAAATAGAATCTGATGCCGATCAAATAAGTGTGAACACAAAATTTGCACTATTTTATGAAGAAAAAAGACCGTTCTTTTTAACCGGAAATGAATTGCTGCCAAATCCAATTTATTATTCAAGATCAATTAATGATCCTTTGGCTGCTTCAAGAATTATTGGGAAAAGCGGGTCACTTTCGTATTTATATCTTGGAGCTTATGATAGAAATACTGTTTTTGTAGTTCCCGGCGAAGAAGAAAGCAATACTGTTGAAACAAATAAAAAATCTTTTGTAAATATTGGAAGATTAAGATATGATTTTGGTGATGAAGATTTTATTGGTGCAAAACTATTGACAAGAAATATGAACGGAGGTCATAATTATGTTTTTGGTTTTGATTGGAATTATAAATTTTGGGATAATTGGATTTTTGAAGGACAAGCTTATTTATCGCAAACAGATGAGTTAAATGATAGTTCATTGTTTGAATCTTCCAGAAATTTTGGAAGCTCTAATAATACAGCAAAGTTAGATGATGAAAAATATTCCGGAAACGTTGTACATTTTTTTCTATCTCGATCCGAAAAATTTTATTACTTTAATATTGAATCAAATCATATAAATCCAACTTTTCAAACACATAACGGATTGTTAAATGTTAGCGCGTTTAGAGAACAAAAAATGTATCATTCTTATAAATTTTATCCAGATAGTTCTTTCTTTGATAGAATTGATGTAAATCTAAATTCTAATCTTCAGAATAATTATGATGGAATAATTAAGCAATTTAATCTTACTCCATCTTTAAATCTAAATATGAAAGGACAAACATATTTTTACATTCAGTATCATGTAATTAAAAATGAAAAATTTAACGGAAGTACATTTAAAAATACTAACGACGCATACTTTGAATTAAATACAAAACCTTTAAAAGAAATTTCGTTTGGAATAAGCGGTTCTGTGGGAAAATATGTTTATAGATCGGATGATCCAAAAATCGGAGTTGGTCATAATCTCGGCGGATATTTAACATTAAAACCCTCATCAAATTTAAATGTTAGTTTATCTTATAATCGCGCAAGACTTTCTGATAAAAACTCAGATAAATTATTTTATGACGGAAACATTTATAGACTTTCGGCAATTTATCAATTCTCTGCTGAAGCTTTTTTCAGAACAATTTTTCAATATAATTCATTTGATAAAGCATTTAGATTGTATCCACTTTTTAGTTATCAAATTGGAGCTTTTACAACTTTATATGCCGGTGCGACAAGCAATTATCTCAACTACAAAAATAATTTTGGAATAAATAATACAGATCAGCAATATTTTATAAAATTGCAATATTTGGTAAGCTTATAA
- a CDS encoding sigma-70 family RNA polymerase sigma factor yields the protein MQDDNQLITRAQKGDNIAFEQLVVKYDRIVLNIAYGYRNNKEDAQDIYQEVFLRVYRGLKNFQSRSQFSTWLYRITVNVCIEHKRKEKNYEYQSLNKFDDENENNFMFESKLDSGERVDQYSIESERNSFIKAEIEKLPKQLKMAFTLKYFQGMKIKEISNFMNVSEGTIKGYLFASSKKLREKLKPILEM from the coding sequence ATGCAAGACGATAATCAACTAATAACCAGAGCGCAAAAAGGTGATAACATTGCTTTTGAACAGCTTGTTGTAAAATACGATCGCATTGTTTTAAATATTGCTTACGGTTACAGAAACAATAAAGAAGATGCACAAGATATTTATCAAGAAGTGTTTTTAAGAGTTTATCGCGGCTTGAAAAATTTTCAATCAAGAAGTCAATTCTCAACTTGGCTTTATAGAATTACGGTTAATGTTTGCATAGAACATAAAAGAAAAGAAAAAAATTATGAGTATCAATCGCTTAATAAATTTGATGATGAAAATGAAAATAATTTTATGTTTGAATCTAAATTAGATAGCGGTGAAAGAGTTGACCAATATTCAATTGAAAGCGAACGAAATAGTTTTATTAAAGCTGAAATAGAGAAATTACCTAAACAATTAAAGATGGCATTCACATTAAAATATTTTCAAGGAATGAAGATTAAAGAAATATCAAATTTTATGAATGTAAGCGAAGGAACAATAAAAGGATATTTGTTTGCTTCATCAAAAAAATTGAGAGAAAAATTAAAACCAATTTTGGAAATGTAG
- a CDS encoding RNA-binding protein, which produces MNIFVGNLDFDVTEENLNKEFSKYGKVASVKLIKDLFTQKSKGFGFVEMNDNSEAKIAIKELNTAKILTKNIVVNEARPEKNKRKFTNR; this is translated from the coding sequence ATGAACATTTTTGTAGGCAATTTAGATTTTGATGTTACTGAAGAAAATTTGAATAAAGAATTTTCTAAATATGGAAAAGTAGCTTCTGTGAAATTAATTAAGGATTTGTTTACTCAAAAATCCAAAGGATTTGGTTTTGTTGAAATGAACGATAATTCCGAAGCAAAAATTGCAATTAAAGAACTAAATACAGCAAAAATATTAACTAAAAATATTGTTGTAAACGAAGCGCGACCAGAAAAAAATAAAAGAAAGTTTACCAATCGATAA
- a CDS encoding bifunctional metallophosphatase/5'-nucleotidase — MIFLNTNKLRFVVLFFTAIISNYAQNVNVKIVETSDIHGAIYPFNFTENKKSNNSMAQIFSYIKSERENKNQQLILLDNGDILQGDPSVYYYNFVKTDTTHLLANVMNYMKYDAGTVGNHDIEAGHSVYDNFKSELNFPWLAANAINTETNEPYFPPYKILNFKSEENKEIKIAILGLITPGIPNWLPKNIWSGIEFEDMIITAKKWIPIIKGKENPDLVIGLFHAGVDFTYDNQTAETPRNENASQLIVEQVPGFDIVFVGHDHHEWNFKVKNSAGDSVLILGPSARSNSFCEANILLSFDKQSKKWKKNISGKILNSSDFEADKNFMNNFSNEFKIVKDFVSREIGTFTKTVSAKNSVFGNSVFVDLIHKIQLELTNADISFTAPLSIYSQIDSGKVYVKDMFDLYRYENLLYTMELTGKEIKDYLEYSYGIWFNTMKDKNDNLLMFEKDENGKLIFSKRNNSAELKNRYYNFDSAEGIEYVVDVSKIPGDRITIKSFSNENNFDLTKKYKVAINSYRGNGGGGHLVNGAKIPKDELSDRVINSTEKDLRFYMMTWIENQKIINPVENKNWKIIPEDWAQLAKKKDYNLLYGTK; from the coding sequence ATGATATTTCTAAATACAAATAAATTACGTTTCGTTGTTTTATTCTTTACTGCAATAATTTCAAATTATGCACAAAATGTAAATGTAAAAATTGTTGAAACAAGCGATATTCACGGCGCAATTTATCCTTTTAATTTTACGGAAAATAAAAAATCCAACAATTCAATGGCGCAAATATTTTCTTATATAAAAAGTGAAAGGGAAAATAAAAATCAGCAATTAATTCTTTTGGATAACGGCGATATTCTTCAAGGCGATCCTTCCGTTTATTATTACAATTTTGTTAAAACCGATACAACTCATTTATTAGCAAATGTAATGAATTATATGAAATATGATGCCGGAACTGTTGGAAATCATGATATCGAAGCGGGACATTCTGTTTATGATAATTTTAAAAGTGAATTAAATTTTCCTTGGCTTGCCGCAAACGCAATTAATACAGAAACAAATGAACCATATTTCCCTCCATACAAAATTTTAAATTTTAAATCGGAAGAAAATAAAGAAATTAAAATTGCCATATTGGGATTGATAACTCCGGGAATTCCAAATTGGCTGCCAAAAAATATTTGGTCCGGAATTGAATTTGAAGATATGATTATTACAGCAAAAAAGTGGATTCCGATAATTAAGGGAAAGGAGAATCCGGATTTAGTAATCGGACTTTTCCATGCCGGTGTTGATTTTACTTATGATAATCAAACTGCTGAAACTCCGCGTAACGAAAATGCTTCTCAATTAATTGTCGAACAAGTTCCCGGTTTTGATATTGTTTTTGTTGGTCATGATCATCATGAATGGAATTTTAAAGTAAAAAATTCTGCCGGAGATTCTGTTTTAATTTTAGGACCTTCGGCAAGATCCAACAGTTTTTGTGAAGCAAATATTTTATTGAGTTTTGATAAACAATCGAAAAAATGGAAGAAAAATATTTCCGGTAAAATTTTAAATTCATCTGATTTTGAAGCGGATAAAAATTTTATGAATAATTTTTCCAACGAATTTAAAATTGTAAAAGATTTTGTTTCTAGAGAAATTGGAACTTTTACCAAAACTGTTTCGGCAAAAAATTCAGTTTTTGGAAATTCTGTATTTGTTGATTTAATTCATAAAATTCAACTTGAGCTTACCAATGCTGATATTTCTTTCACTGCGCCGCTTTCTATTTATTCACAAATTGATTCCGGGAAAGTTTATGTTAAAGATATGTTTGATCTTTACAGATATGAAAATCTTTTGTACACAATGGAATTAACCGGAAAAGAAATTAAAGATTATTTGGAATATTCTTACGGAATTTGGTTTAACACAATGAAAGATAAAAATGATAATTTGTTAATGTTCGAAAAAGATGAAAATGGAAAATTAATTTTCTCTAAAAGAAATAATTCTGCAGAATTAAAAAATCGTTATTACAATTTTGATTCCGCGGAAGGTATTGAATATGTTGTAGATGTTTCTAAAATTCCCGGAGATAGAATTACAATAAAATCATTTTCAAATGAAAATAATTTTGATTTAACTAAAAAATATAAAGTTGCAATAAATAGTTACAGAGGAAACGGCGGAGGAGGACATTTAGTAAACGGCGCAAAAATTCCTAAAGATGAATTATCTGATAGAGTAATAAATTCTACAGAAAAAGATTTGCGATTTTATATGATGACTTGGATTGAAAATCAAAAAATTATAAATCCGGTTGAAAATAAAAATTGGAAAATAATACCGGAAGATTGGGCTCAATTAGCTAAGAAGAAAGATTATAATTTACTTTATGGAACAAAATAA
- a CDS encoding cold-shock protein, which translates to MAERTKGTVKWFNSSKGYGFISQENGEDVFVHFKAIIGDGYKTLKENDKVEFVVTNGEKGPQAADVQVVK; encoded by the coding sequence ATGGCAGAGCGTACAAAAGGAACCGTAAAATGGTTCAATAGTTCAAAAGGTTATGGTTTTATTTCACAAGAAAATGGCGAAGATGTTTTCGTTCATTTTAAAGCAATTATTGGCGATGGCTACAAAACTTTAAAAGAAAATGATAAAGTTGAATTTGTTGTTACCAATGGTGAAAAAGGTCCTCAAGCTGCTGATGTACAAGTTGTAAAATAA
- a CDS encoding FAD-dependent oxidoreductase, which yields MSLFDKIIEWKLNNYKIQINKVDTKLEKNISREIKVAIIGSGIAGLTSAILLNERGFKVKLFEKDNFLGGKIGSWKVKFDDNFETNVEHGFHAFFRQYYNLREILKKIDSFKHLIPIDDYLIKTKKYGEFSFKNIETTPILNILSMRKSGIYSFKDIFKNPKFAELISLLTYDKDKTFKKFDHISFHEYADKIKLPNEMRLMFTTFSRAFFAEPQYISMAELIKSFHFYFLSNNHGLIYDVLNDDFQNTLLFPAERFIKKNHGEIVLNTEVNSIHKYLENFSINNESFDYVVMATDIRGTQNIFGNSKFIKNEEPNFYQQIMNQKKSQRYAVLRIWMNKRIGENLPFFIFTDALEILDSVTIYHNMEKESADWANKNNGGIYELHSYALPVHFDKEKVREQLLKEFFEYFPELKSAKILYESLQVKNDFTAFHTNLYNNRPAPKTPINNLYLTGDWIKLPIPAMLMEASASSAIYAVNKILTKENLQEEPILSVPLKGIFAQ from the coding sequence ATGAGTTTATTTGATAAAATTATTGAATGGAAATTAAATAATTACAAAATCCAAATTAATAAAGTTGATACCAAACTTGAGAAAAATATTTCAAGAGAAATTAAAGTCGCAATTATTGGAAGCGGAATTGCGGGTTTAACATCAGCTATTTTATTGAATGAAAGAGGTTTTAAAGTAAAATTATTTGAAAAAGATAATTTTCTCGGCGGTAAAATAGGAAGTTGGAAAGTTAAGTTTGATGATAATTTTGAAACAAATGTTGAGCACGGTTTTCACGCATTTTTTAGACAATATTATAATTTGAGAGAAATTCTAAAAAAAATAGATTCCTTCAAACACCTTATTCCTATTGACGATTATTTAATTAAAACAAAAAAATATGGTGAATTTAGTTTTAAGAATATTGAAACAACTCCCATTCTAAATATTCTCTCAATGAGAAAATCCGGAATCTATTCATTCAAAGATATTTTTAAAAATCCAAAATTTGCAGAGCTAATTTCACTTTTAACTTACGATAAAGATAAAACATTCAAAAAGTTCGATCACATTTCTTTTCATGAATATGCAGATAAAATTAAATTGCCAAACGAAATGAGATTAATGTTCACAACATTTTCGCGAGCATTTTTTGCCGAACCTCAATATATATCGATGGCTGAGCTTATTAAGAGTTTTCATTTCTATTTTTTAAGCAATAATCACGGATTGATTTATGATGTTTTGAATGATGATTTTCAAAATACTTTGCTATTTCCGGCAGAAAGATTTATAAAAAAAAATCACGGAGAAATTGTTCTAAATACTGAAGTAAATTCCATTCATAAATATTTGGAAAATTTTTCTATTAATAATGAAAGTTTTGATTACGTTGTAATGGCGACAGATATTCGAGGGACACAAAATATTTTTGGTAATTCAAAATTTATTAAAAATGAAGAACCAAATTTTTATCAACAAATCATGAATCAAAAAAAATCTCAAAGATATGCAGTTTTAAGAATTTGGATGAATAAGCGAATTGGTGAAAATTTACCATTCTTTATTTTTACAGATGCTTTGGAAATTTTAGATTCGGTTACAATTTATCATAATATGGAAAAAGAAAGCGCTGATTGGGCAAATAAAAATAACGGTGGTATTTATGAATTACATTCTTATGCTTTGCCTGTTCATTTTGATAAAGAAAAAGTTCGCGAACAATTGCTAAAAGAATTTTTTGAATATTTTCCCGAATTAAAATCTGCAAAAATCTTATATGAAAGTCTGCAAGTTAAAAACGACTTTACTGCATTTCACACTAATTTATATAATAATAGACCGGCACCAAAAACTCCAATAAATAACTTATATTTAACGGGCGATTGGATAAAACTCCCAATTCCGGCAATGTTAATGGAAGCTTCTGCAAGCTCGGCAATTTACGCCGTTAATAAAATTTTAACTAAAGAAAATTTACAGGAAGAACCAATTTTATCTGTTCCGTTAAAAGGAATTTTTGCACAATAA